In one Culex quinquefasciatus strain JHB chromosome 2, VPISU_Cqui_1.0_pri_paternal, whole genome shotgun sequence genomic region, the following are encoded:
- the LOC6041385 gene encoding E3 SUMO-protein ligase PIAS2 isoform X3: protein MRKTRQAAEFSELKDLVHQLRVSDLQQLLGEHNISRSGRKSELIERVLILVRQNISVLKYKVRELHKRAQEEAEALAKAAETPSVIISKAPPAAVPPPEVHINTSVISAPVQTAISRATPSMYQQQYANAVQSDNRGGQMHTNGIVPIPYPDATPNPGYPIHPDVKLKKLAFFDVLATLLKPATLVPSNTTQRVQEGSFFFHLTPQQATDIATNRDIRNANKIEHTIQVQLRFCLLETSCEQEDYFPPNIVVKVNNKLCPLPNPIPTNKPGVEPKRPPRPVNITPNVKLSPIVANHIAVSWCTEYNRGYAAACYLVRKLTSTQLLQRMKTKGVKPADYTRALIKEKLNEDADCEIATTMLKVSLICPLGKMRMSTPCRSSTCSHLQCFDASLYLQMNERKPTWNCPVCDKPALYDNLVIDGYFQEVLASNKLSGDDSEIQLHKDGSWSTHVKSNDTCSVDTPSKPVQKVEVISDDIEVITTDPPKSSISQASVISSSEPTSTTAASGDTVDLTLSDSDDDDLPLKRKVVTRSSGTASSAGSASSAAVATAAATPAPAASSSSSSSVTKPKTNEDTSQSVISLDSPSPPSTPNPPAYNNSVPPMSNNLEFLFNNL, encoded by the exons ATGAGAAAAACGCGGCAAGCCGCAGAATTTTCAGAACTCAAG GACCTAGTGCATCAGCTTCGTGTTTCTGATCTGCAACAATTGCTTGGCGAGCATAACATTAGCCGTAGCGGCCGCAAAAGCGAACTTATCGAGCGTGTCCTGATTTTGGTCCGCCAGAATATATCGGTCCTCAAGTACAAGGTTCGCGAGCTGCATAAAAGGGC ACAAGAGGAAGCTGAAGCCCTTGCCAAGGCTGCAGAGACGCCATCggtgatcattagtaaggctcCCCCCGCTGCGGTTCCGCCACCCGAAGTGCACATCAACACTTCAGTTATCAGCGCACCAGTTCAGACAGCAATCTCGCGTGCGACGCCGAGCATGTACCAGCAACAGTATGCTAACGCAGTCCAAAGTGACAACCGTGGCGGACAAATGCACACCAACGGCATCGTTCCCATACCGTACCCCGATGCGACGCCGAATCCCGGCTATCCGATCCATCCGGACGTGAAGCTGAAGAAGTTGGCTTTCTTCGATGTATTGGCCACACTTTTAAAGCCAGCCACTCTGGTTCCGAGCAACACGACGCAGCGCGTTCAGGAAGGGTCCTTCTTCTTCCATCTGACTCCTCAGCAGGCCACGGACATTGCGACCAATCGGGACATTCGCAACGCAAACAAAATTGAGCACACCATCCAGGTGCAGTTGCGATTCTGCCTGCTGGAGACTTCGTGCGAGCAGGAGGACTACTTTCCTCCGAATATTGTAGTCAAAGTCAACAACAAACTTTGCCCTCTTCCG AATCCAATCCCAACCAATAAGCCGGGCGTCGAACCGAAGCGTCCTCCGCGGCCGGTCAACATTACGCCCAACGTGAAGCTGTCGCCGATCGTGGCGAACCACATTGCCGTGTCCTGGTGCACGGAGTACAACCGTGGCTACGCTGCTGCATGCTACCTGGTTCGCAAGTTGACTTCCACGCAGCTATTGCAGCGCATGAAAACCAAAGGCGTCAAACCGGCCGATTACACAAGAGCGCTGA TCAAAGAAAAGCTGAACGAAGATGCCGACTGCGAGATTGCCACCACAATGCTGAAGGTTTCTCTGATTTGTCCTTTGGGCAAGATGCGCATGTCAACGCCTTGCAG ATCGTCAACGTGTTCGCATCTTCAGTGCTTTGATGCTTCGTTGTACTTGCAGATGAACGAGCGCAAGCCGACATGGAATTGTCCTGTCTGCGACAAACCCGCTCTCTACGATAATCTAGTAATCGATGG CTACTTCCAAGAAGTTCTGGCTTCAAACAAGCTGTCCGGCGATGACAGTGAGATTCAGCTGCACAAGGACGGATCGTGGAGCACGCACGTCAAGAGTAACGACACCTGCAGCGTCGACACGCCCAGCAAACCAGTTCAAAAAGTGGAGGTCATCTCGGATGACATTg AGGTCATAACTACCGATCCACCCAAGTCCAGCATCAGCCAAGCCAGCGTAATATCCAGCAGCGAGCCTACCTCGACGACAGCCGCCTCTGGCGATACG GTTGACTTAACCCTCAGCGATTCCGACGACGATGATTTACCGTTGAAGCGTAAAGTTGTGACGCGTTCTAGTGGCACAGCGAGCAGCGCGGGAAGTGCTTCGAGTGCCGCCGTGGCCACCGCAGCCGCCACGCCTGCCCCGGCAGCATCGTCCTCGTCTTCGTCCTCAGTAACGAAGCCAAAAACGAATG
- the LOC6041385 gene encoding E3 SUMO-protein ligase PIAS2 isoform X4, with protein MRKTRQAAEFSELKDLVHQLRVSDLQQLLGEHNISRSGRKSELIERVLILVRQNISVLKYKVRELHKRAQEEAEALAKAAETPSVIISKAPPAAVPPPEVHINTSVISAPVQTAISRATPSMYQQQYANAVQSDNRGGQMHTNGIVPIPYPDATPNPGYPIHPDVKLKKLAFFDVLATLLKPATLVPSNTTQRVQEGSFFFHLTPQQATDIATNRDIRNANKIEHTIQVQLRFCLLETSCEQEDYFPPNIVVKVNNKLCPLPNPIPTNKPGVEPKRPPRPVNITPNVKLSPIVANHIAVSWCTEYNRGYAAACYLVRKLTSTQLLQRMKTKGVKPADYTRALIKEKLNEDADCEIATTMLKVSLICPLGKMRMSTPCRSSTCSHLQCFDASLYLQMNERKPTWNCPVCDKPALYDNLVIDGYFQEVLASNKLSGDDSEIQLHKDGSWSTHVKSNDTCSVDTPSKPVQKVEVISDDIEVITTDPPKSSISQASVISSSEPTSTTAASGDTVDLTLSDSDDDDLPLKRKVVTRSSGTASSAGSASSAAVATAAATPAPAASSSSSSSVTKPKTNVVGSEEVVDSENIIINEELMDSETN; from the exons ATGAGAAAAACGCGGCAAGCCGCAGAATTTTCAGAACTCAAG GACCTAGTGCATCAGCTTCGTGTTTCTGATCTGCAACAATTGCTTGGCGAGCATAACATTAGCCGTAGCGGCCGCAAAAGCGAACTTATCGAGCGTGTCCTGATTTTGGTCCGCCAGAATATATCGGTCCTCAAGTACAAGGTTCGCGAGCTGCATAAAAGGGC ACAAGAGGAAGCTGAAGCCCTTGCCAAGGCTGCAGAGACGCCATCggtgatcattagtaaggctcCCCCCGCTGCGGTTCCGCCACCCGAAGTGCACATCAACACTTCAGTTATCAGCGCACCAGTTCAGACAGCAATCTCGCGTGCGACGCCGAGCATGTACCAGCAACAGTATGCTAACGCAGTCCAAAGTGACAACCGTGGCGGACAAATGCACACCAACGGCATCGTTCCCATACCGTACCCCGATGCGACGCCGAATCCCGGCTATCCGATCCATCCGGACGTGAAGCTGAAGAAGTTGGCTTTCTTCGATGTATTGGCCACACTTTTAAAGCCAGCCACTCTGGTTCCGAGCAACACGACGCAGCGCGTTCAGGAAGGGTCCTTCTTCTTCCATCTGACTCCTCAGCAGGCCACGGACATTGCGACCAATCGGGACATTCGCAACGCAAACAAAATTGAGCACACCATCCAGGTGCAGTTGCGATTCTGCCTGCTGGAGACTTCGTGCGAGCAGGAGGACTACTTTCCTCCGAATATTGTAGTCAAAGTCAACAACAAACTTTGCCCTCTTCCG AATCCAATCCCAACCAATAAGCCGGGCGTCGAACCGAAGCGTCCTCCGCGGCCGGTCAACATTACGCCCAACGTGAAGCTGTCGCCGATCGTGGCGAACCACATTGCCGTGTCCTGGTGCACGGAGTACAACCGTGGCTACGCTGCTGCATGCTACCTGGTTCGCAAGTTGACTTCCACGCAGCTATTGCAGCGCATGAAAACCAAAGGCGTCAAACCGGCCGATTACACAAGAGCGCTGA TCAAAGAAAAGCTGAACGAAGATGCCGACTGCGAGATTGCCACCACAATGCTGAAGGTTTCTCTGATTTGTCCTTTGGGCAAGATGCGCATGTCAACGCCTTGCAG ATCGTCAACGTGTTCGCATCTTCAGTGCTTTGATGCTTCGTTGTACTTGCAGATGAACGAGCGCAAGCCGACATGGAATTGTCCTGTCTGCGACAAACCCGCTCTCTACGATAATCTAGTAATCGATGG CTACTTCCAAGAAGTTCTGGCTTCAAACAAGCTGTCCGGCGATGACAGTGAGATTCAGCTGCACAAGGACGGATCGTGGAGCACGCACGTCAAGAGTAACGACACCTGCAGCGTCGACACGCCCAGCAAACCAGTTCAAAAAGTGGAGGTCATCTCGGATGACATTg AGGTCATAACTACCGATCCACCCAAGTCCAGCATCAGCCAAGCCAGCGTAATATCCAGCAGCGAGCCTACCTCGACGACAGCCGCCTCTGGCGATACG GTTGACTTAACCCTCAGCGATTCCGACGACGATGATTTACCGTTGAAGCGTAAAGTTGTGACGCGTTCTAGTGGCACAGCGAGCAGCGCGGGAAGTGCTTCGAGTGCCGCCGTGGCCACCGCAGCCGCCACGCCTGCCCCGGCAGCATCGTCCTCGTCTTCGTCCTCAGTAACGAAGCCAAAAACGAATG tcGTTGGTTCAGAAGAGGTCGTCGACAGTGAAAACATTATAATCAACGAAGAGCTCATGGATAGTGAAACGAATTAG